A genomic region of Choristoneura fumiferana chromosome 15, NRCan_CFum_1, whole genome shotgun sequence contains the following coding sequences:
- the LOC141435573 gene encoding uncharacterized protein — protein MDLKGLIRVRASYKSKLTQFKSYLEVVLSCESLSNLQLKEINIRLSKFEELYAYFDSTQSDIERLSEIPDDQFKERKEFEDQYYAAVAGAREVLDRHSGAAGGADSLQSAESGSRVNDSTVSVSRYMRTQQLKTHFWSRYYKEYISELQKRQKWHKDGRRLKLGEMVVVKDDRLPPNRWLLGRVTGLHPGSDGVPRVADVYTTSGTLRRAFNRLCPLPILETSVPKGGAC, from the exons atggatCTCAAAGGCTTAATTAGAGTGCGAGCTTCGTATAAATCCAAGCTTACgcaatttaaatcatatttagaAGTCGTTCTAAGTTGCGAATCACTTAGTAACCTACAACTCAAAGAAATTAATATTCGTTTGTCTAAATTCGAGGAACTTTATGCATATTTCGACAGCACGCAGTCTGACATAGAACGTCTGTCTGAAATTCCAGACGACCAGTTTAAAGAACGTAAGGAATTTGAAGATCAGTACTACGCGGCCGTCGCCGGCGCTCGAGAGGTGTTGGACAGGCACAGCGGCGCTGCGGGCGGCGCCGACAGCCTCCAGTCGGCGGAGTCAGGTTCGAGG GTCAACGACTCCACAGTCTCCGTTTCACGATACATGAGGACGCAGCAGTTAAAGACTCATTTCTGGAGTAGATACTATAAAGAGTACATTTCAGAACTCCAGAAGAGACAAAAATGGCACAAGGATGGCCGGCGCCTCAAACTTGGCGAGATGGTGGTTGTAAAGGACGACCGCCTGCCCCCCAACCGCTGGCTGCTCGGCCGCGTCACCGGCCTGCACCCTGGCTCCGACGGCGTGCCACGCGTCGCCGATGTGTACACCACCTCCGGGACTCTACGAAGAGCCTTTAATCGACTCTGCCCACTGCCGATTTTGGAAACTTCCGTTCCCAAGGGGGGAGCATGTTAA